The Argopecten irradians isolate NY chromosome 4, Ai_NY, whole genome shotgun sequence genome has a window encoding:
- the LOC138321782 gene encoding cytoplasmic dynein 2 intermediate chain 1-like isoform X2: MPSERNRSKEDTWTTDELSKALKRDDGRRHRDDREQRRKDRHRDEINGEDRHKKRRDDDERHLKDDDRRSRHKDEDERERQRRERREKREGKSKTEEKKPRDEERKKRLTIDDDDDDNDGDRKRNKDREREEERERRRQKREEEDKRKQHRSNDDREKRHRDEEDRDRRRQRKDEDSERRHHRDDDGRRDRDDERRRDRDGDRRRKDEDLDRKRHRDDDERRRERREKERSRDDDDDRRRERRDRPRDDEDERERQRRERREKREGKDKDRDRDRDRDRERRKKEEEEEERRQRKQEEKEREERKSKERSSYGRNRDDRKSARPGTRQKDTKSSKKKEEEEEDPYADEEFEDYEEDFEDEEEEPKPSVKTSKLRSPRNYEESIHKSSRPGTVLDYSDNEMNDLLSALDKENERLLEDSRAKSSRPRNRYEDQREDDRYNQRNDDRDDSEDDQPKMSRSKTLINFMGAKKRAMTSHAGAIIGKRAQDLLQMVELDTAEYDLFDMPPVKEYDLYIRSFGRSDTTQAYVQTNDDDIDREIQTDEIDVRQKWTQHPAEDSIGCGRGDGAKDIEEEEQSHGNKQLDLGRLSKFVQKAGQVISILLDEEKDMTKADTSENKSNVGVSEGYTQLGRLSILKGRCVLYSQFSPSQPNMLITAYSKPAQEDDANSITKKGIVCVWNTDDPSYPQRILACESQPTCCCFSPNKTSLAFAGMVDGSICVWDLREQSSMHQAISYDDREHVLRYPTFNTAAVMDADNHHSPVTTLNPVSSYTIHSADSGRSEDTGKGLSFQLISCEDQGILNFWVVAEIASPDMAGSETDLGLSPGGKIKLIKSSAIVLQHPPRYKRIGASLRATEVQLAPSDPNHYYVGTDSGYILHGLRFGNRAFPSSYSTGSDAPMDITSIDFSPFGHPCFLASCSDGSVHLYNIKQEKPIMTWSSKIWDTQTLKCVKWSRSRPCVFYVLDDHARLFTFDILEGDSMPAKIDTLSSQDRIVHLQFTADTKGSTQVRFPQMLVSHESGQTEIHTVAKEYREQQTLESDFLPSYLKRF; the protein is encoded by the exons ATGCCGTCAGAACGG aaTCGATCAAAAGAGGATACATGGACAACTGATGAGTTGAGCAAGGCACTAAAG AGAGACGATGGGAGAAGACATCGAGATGACAGAGAACAAAGAAGGAAGGATAGACACAGAGATGAAATAAATGGCGAAGATCGCCACAAAAAGAGAAGAGATGATGATG AACGACACCTAAAAGATGATGACCGGCGATCTAGACACAAAGATGAG GATGAAAGAGAAAGACAAAGgagagaaagaagagaaaaaagaGAAGGAAAAAGCAAG ACAGAGGAAAAGAAACCAAGAGATGAAGAAAGGAAGAAACGTTTAACtatagatgatgatgatgacgacaaTGATGGAGATAGGAAGAGAAATAAAGATAGAGAAAGAGAAGAAGAGAGAGAAAGACGACGACAAAAAAGAGAGGAAGAAGATAAACGCAAACAGCATCGTTCAAATGACGACAGAGAAAAACGTCACAGAGATGAGGAAGATCGTGACAGACGACGACAAAGAAAGGACGAAGACAGTGAAAGGCGACATCACAGGGACGATGATGGACGACGAGACAGGGACGATGAGAGGAGACGTGACCGTGATGGTGACAGGCGACGAAAAGATGAGGATTTAGATCGGAAACGACACAGAGATGAt GATGAAAGAAGAAGAGAGAGAAGAGAAAAAGAAAGATCAAGGGATGACGAT GATGACAGACGGAGGGAGAGACGCGACAGGCCAAGAGATGACGAG GATGAACGTGAAAGACAGAGACGAGAAAGGAGAGAAAAAAGGGAAGGGAAAGACAAGGATAGAGACCGTGACCGTGACCGGGACAGAGAACGAAGAAAGAAGGAAGAAGAG GAGGAAGAAAGGAGGCAAAGAAAACAGGAAGAGAAGGAGAGAGAAGAGAGGAAATCCAAAGAGAG GTCATCCTATGGCAGAAACAGAGATGAT AGAAAGTCTGCTAGACCTGGTACCCGACAGAAA GATACAAAAAGCTcaaagaagaaagaagaagagGAAGAAGATCCCTATGCAGATGAGGAATTTGAG GACTATGAAGAAGATTTTGAAGACGAGGAAGAAGAACCTAAG CCTTCAGTTAAAACCTCCAAACTGAGGTCGCCTAGAAACTACGAG GAGTCGATACACAAGAGCTCACGACCAGGAACAGTACTGGATTATTCT GataatgaaatgaatgacctaTTGAGTGCCCTTGACAAAGAGAATGAGCGTCTGTTAGAAGATTCTCGAGCTAAAAGTAGCCGTCCGAGAAATAGATATGAGGAT caAAGAGAAGATGACAGATACAACCAAAGAAATGATGATAGAGACGATAGCGAAGATGATCAGCCTAAAATGTCCCGATCAAAGACACTTATTAATTTCATGGGAGCTAAGAAGCGTGCAATGACGAGCCATGCAGGAGCGATAATCGGCAAGCGTGCCCAGGACCTGTTACAGATGGTTGAACTCGACACCGCGGAGTATGACCTGTTTGATATGCCACCAGTCAAAGAGTATGACCTCTACATCAGGAGTTTTGGACGCTCGGACACAACCCAG GCCTATGTCCAGACCAACGATGACGATATTGACCGAGAAATCCAGACAGATGAGATCGATGTACGTCAGAAATGGACCCAGCATCCTGCTGAAGATTCTATTGGCTGCGGAA GAGGTGACGGTGCCAAAGACATAGAAGAGGAGGAACAGTCTCACGGGAACAAACAGTTAGATCTGGGACGCCTCAGTAAATTTGTACAGAAGGCTGGACAG GTGATCTCCATTTTGCTTGATGAAGAAAAAGACATGACCAAAGCCGATACGAGCGAGAACAAATCCAACGTGGGTGTAAGTGAAGGGTATACACAGCTGGGTCGACTTTCCATACTAAAAG gtCGCTGTGTCCTATATTCACAATTTTCACCATCTCAACCAAACATGTTGATCACAGCTTACAGCAAGCCAGCTCAG gAAGATGATGCGAACTCTATCACAAAGAAGGGAATAGTATGTGTCTGGAACACCGACGACCCGTCCTACCCACAAAG AATTTTAGCATGTGAGTCCCAGCCGACATGTTGCTGTTTTAGTCCTAACAAGACGTCTCTGGCATTTGCTGGCATG GTTGATGGGTCTATATGTGTGTGGGATTTACGAGAACAGTCCTCGATGCACCAGGCTATATCCTACGATGACCGAGAACATGTCCTCCGGTATCCTACATTTAATACAG CTGCTGTGATGGATGCCGATAACCATCATAGCCCTGTGACAACACTCAACCCTGTGTCCAGTTACACCATACA TTCTGCTGATTCAGGGAGAAGTGAAG ATACTGGTAAAGGACTGTCATTCCAGTTGATATCTTGTGAGGACCAGGGTATTCTTAACTTCTGg GTTGTAGCCGAGATCGCCTCCCCTGATATGGCAGGGTCAGAAACAGATCTTGGACTCTCACCAGGAGGAAAAATAAAACTCATAAAAAGTTCAGCTATAGTCTTACAACATCCACCAAG GTATAAGAGAATAGGGGCCAGTTTACGAGCCACAGAGGTGCAGCTAGCCCCGTCTGACCCCAACCATTACTACGTAGGGACAGACTCGGGCTATATACTTCATGGACTTCGGTTTGGTAACCGAGCCTTTCCCTCATCATACTCTACGGGCAGTG ATGCCCCGATGGACATAACAAGTATTGATTTTTCTCCCTTTGGACATCCCTGTTTCCTG GCTAGCTGTAGCGACGGATCTGTCCAcctgtataatataaaacaag AGAAGCCAATCATGACATGGTCGTCGAAGATCTGGGATACACAGACGCTGAAATGCGTCAAATGGTCAAGGAGTCGACCATGCGTATTTTACGTACTGGATGACCACGCCCGACTCTTCACCTTTGATATCCTGGAGGGTGACTCAATGCCAGCTAAGATAGATACGCTATCGTCCCAGGACAG AATTGTACACCTTCAGTTCACTGCTGACACCAAAGGTTCAACACAAGTTAGATTCCCACAAATG CTTGTAAGTCATGAATCTGGACAGACAGAAATCCACACAGTAGCAAAGGAGTACAGGGAACAACAGACACTGGAGAGTGATTTCTTACCTAGCTATCTCAAACGATTCTGA
- the LOC138321782 gene encoding cytoplasmic dynein 2 intermediate chain 1-like isoform X6 yields the protein MPSERRDDGRRHRDDREQRRKDRHRDEINGEDRHKKRRDDDERHLKDDDRRSRHKDEDERERQRRERREKREGKSKTEEKKPRDEERKKRLTIDDDDDDNDGDRKRNKDREREEERERRRQKREEEDKRKQHRSNDDREKRHRDEEDRDRRRQRKDEDSERRHHRDDDGRRDRDDERRRDRDGDRRRKDEDLDRKRHRDDDERRRERREKERSRDDDDDRRRERRDRPRDDEDERERQRRERREKREGKDKDRDRDRDRDRERRKKEEEEEERRQRKQEEKEREERKSKERSSYGRNRDDRKSARPGTRQKDTKSSKKKEEEEEDPYADEEFEDYEEDFEDEEEEPKPSVKTSKLRSPRNYEESIHKSSRPGTVLDYSDNEMNDLLSALDKENERLLEDSRAKSSRPRNRYEDQREDDRYNQRNDDRDDSEDDQPKMSRSKTLINFMGAKKRAMTSHAGAIIGKRAQDLLQMVELDTAEYDLFDMPPVKEYDLYIRSFGRSDTTQAYVQTNDDDIDREIQTDEIDVRQKWTQHPAEDSIGCGRGDGAKDIEEEEQSHGNKQLDLGRLSKFVQKAGQVISILLDEEKDMTKADTSENKSNVGVSEGYTQLGRLSILKGRCVLYSQFSPSQPNMLITAYSKPAQEDDANSITKKGIVCVWNTDDPSYPQRILACESQPTCCCFSPNKTSLAFAGMVDGSICVWDLREQSSMHQAISYDDREHVLRYPTFNTAAVMDADNHHSPVTTLNPVSSYTIHSADSGRSEDTGKGLSFQLISCEDQGILNFWVVAEIASPDMAGSETDLGLSPGGKIKLIKSSAIVLQHPPRYKRIGASLRATEVQLAPSDPNHYYVGTDSGYILHGLRFGNRAFPSSYSTGSDAPMDITSIDFSPFGHPCFLASCSDGSVHLYNIKQEKPIMTWSSKIWDTQTLKCVKWSRSRPCVFYVLDDHARLFTFDILEGDSMPAKIDTLSSQDRIVHLQFTADTKGSTQVRFPQMLVSHESGQTEIHTVAKEYREQQTLESDFLPSYLKRF from the exons ATGCCGTCAGAACGG AGAGACGATGGGAGAAGACATCGAGATGACAGAGAACAAAGAAGGAAGGATAGACACAGAGATGAAATAAATGGCGAAGATCGCCACAAAAAGAGAAGAGATGATGATG AACGACACCTAAAAGATGATGACCGGCGATCTAGACACAAAGATGAG GATGAAAGAGAAAGACAAAGgagagaaagaagagaaaaaagaGAAGGAAAAAGCAAG ACAGAGGAAAAGAAACCAAGAGATGAAGAAAGGAAGAAACGTTTAACtatagatgatgatgatgacgacaaTGATGGAGATAGGAAGAGAAATAAAGATAGAGAAAGAGAAGAAGAGAGAGAAAGACGACGACAAAAAAGAGAGGAAGAAGATAAACGCAAACAGCATCGTTCAAATGACGACAGAGAAAAACGTCACAGAGATGAGGAAGATCGTGACAGACGACGACAAAGAAAGGACGAAGACAGTGAAAGGCGACATCACAGGGACGATGATGGACGACGAGACAGGGACGATGAGAGGAGACGTGACCGTGATGGTGACAGGCGACGAAAAGATGAGGATTTAGATCGGAAACGACACAGAGATGAt GATGAAAGAAGAAGAGAGAGAAGAGAAAAAGAAAGATCAAGGGATGACGAT GATGACAGACGGAGGGAGAGACGCGACAGGCCAAGAGATGACGAG GATGAACGTGAAAGACAGAGACGAGAAAGGAGAGAAAAAAGGGAAGGGAAAGACAAGGATAGAGACCGTGACCGTGACCGGGACAGAGAACGAAGAAAGAAGGAAGAAGAG GAGGAAGAAAGGAGGCAAAGAAAACAGGAAGAGAAGGAGAGAGAAGAGAGGAAATCCAAAGAGAG GTCATCCTATGGCAGAAACAGAGATGAT AGAAAGTCTGCTAGACCTGGTACCCGACAGAAA GATACAAAAAGCTcaaagaagaaagaagaagagGAAGAAGATCCCTATGCAGATGAGGAATTTGAG GACTATGAAGAAGATTTTGAAGACGAGGAAGAAGAACCTAAG CCTTCAGTTAAAACCTCCAAACTGAGGTCGCCTAGAAACTACGAG GAGTCGATACACAAGAGCTCACGACCAGGAACAGTACTGGATTATTCT GataatgaaatgaatgacctaTTGAGTGCCCTTGACAAAGAGAATGAGCGTCTGTTAGAAGATTCTCGAGCTAAAAGTAGCCGTCCGAGAAATAGATATGAGGAT caAAGAGAAGATGACAGATACAACCAAAGAAATGATGATAGAGACGATAGCGAAGATGATCAGCCTAAAATGTCCCGATCAAAGACACTTATTAATTTCATGGGAGCTAAGAAGCGTGCAATGACGAGCCATGCAGGAGCGATAATCGGCAAGCGTGCCCAGGACCTGTTACAGATGGTTGAACTCGACACCGCGGAGTATGACCTGTTTGATATGCCACCAGTCAAAGAGTATGACCTCTACATCAGGAGTTTTGGACGCTCGGACACAACCCAG GCCTATGTCCAGACCAACGATGACGATATTGACCGAGAAATCCAGACAGATGAGATCGATGTACGTCAGAAATGGACCCAGCATCCTGCTGAAGATTCTATTGGCTGCGGAA GAGGTGACGGTGCCAAAGACATAGAAGAGGAGGAACAGTCTCACGGGAACAAACAGTTAGATCTGGGACGCCTCAGTAAATTTGTACAGAAGGCTGGACAG GTGATCTCCATTTTGCTTGATGAAGAAAAAGACATGACCAAAGCCGATACGAGCGAGAACAAATCCAACGTGGGTGTAAGTGAAGGGTATACACAGCTGGGTCGACTTTCCATACTAAAAG gtCGCTGTGTCCTATATTCACAATTTTCACCATCTCAACCAAACATGTTGATCACAGCTTACAGCAAGCCAGCTCAG gAAGATGATGCGAACTCTATCACAAAGAAGGGAATAGTATGTGTCTGGAACACCGACGACCCGTCCTACCCACAAAG AATTTTAGCATGTGAGTCCCAGCCGACATGTTGCTGTTTTAGTCCTAACAAGACGTCTCTGGCATTTGCTGGCATG GTTGATGGGTCTATATGTGTGTGGGATTTACGAGAACAGTCCTCGATGCACCAGGCTATATCCTACGATGACCGAGAACATGTCCTCCGGTATCCTACATTTAATACAG CTGCTGTGATGGATGCCGATAACCATCATAGCCCTGTGACAACACTCAACCCTGTGTCCAGTTACACCATACA TTCTGCTGATTCAGGGAGAAGTGAAG ATACTGGTAAAGGACTGTCATTCCAGTTGATATCTTGTGAGGACCAGGGTATTCTTAACTTCTGg GTTGTAGCCGAGATCGCCTCCCCTGATATGGCAGGGTCAGAAACAGATCTTGGACTCTCACCAGGAGGAAAAATAAAACTCATAAAAAGTTCAGCTATAGTCTTACAACATCCACCAAG GTATAAGAGAATAGGGGCCAGTTTACGAGCCACAGAGGTGCAGCTAGCCCCGTCTGACCCCAACCATTACTACGTAGGGACAGACTCGGGCTATATACTTCATGGACTTCGGTTTGGTAACCGAGCCTTTCCCTCATCATACTCTACGGGCAGTG ATGCCCCGATGGACATAACAAGTATTGATTTTTCTCCCTTTGGACATCCCTGTTTCCTG GCTAGCTGTAGCGACGGATCTGTCCAcctgtataatataaaacaag AGAAGCCAATCATGACATGGTCGTCGAAGATCTGGGATACACAGACGCTGAAATGCGTCAAATGGTCAAGGAGTCGACCATGCGTATTTTACGTACTGGATGACCACGCCCGACTCTTCACCTTTGATATCCTGGAGGGTGACTCAATGCCAGCTAAGATAGATACGCTATCGTCCCAGGACAG AATTGTACACCTTCAGTTCACTGCTGACACCAAAGGTTCAACACAAGTTAGATTCCCACAAATG CTTGTAAGTCATGAATCTGGACAGACAGAAATCCACACAGTAGCAAAGGAGTACAGGGAACAACAGACACTGGAGAGTGATTTCTTACCTAGCTATCTCAAACGATTCTGA
- the LOC138321782 gene encoding cytoplasmic dynein 2 intermediate chain 1-like isoform X10, with protein sequence MNDLLSALDKENERLLEDSRAKSSRPRNRYEDQREDDRYNQRNDDRDDSEDDQPKMSRSKTLINFMGAKKRAMTSHAGAIIGKRAQDLLQMVELDTAEYDLFDMPPVKEYDLYIRSFGRSDTTQAYVQTNDDDIDREIQTDEIDVRQKWTQHPAEDSIGCGRGDGAKDIEEEEQSHGNKQLDLGRLSKFVQKAGQVISILLDEEKDMTKADTSENKSNVGVSEGYTQLGRLSILKGRCVLYSQFSPSQPNMLITAYSKPAQEDDANSITKKGIVCVWNTDDPSYPQRILACESQPTCCCFSPNKTSLAFAGMVDGSICVWDLREQSSMHQAISYDDREHVLRYPTFNTAAVMDADNHHSPVTTLNPVSSYTIHSADSGRSEDTGKGLSFQLISCEDQGILNFWVVAEIASPDMAGSETDLGLSPGGKIKLIKSSAIVLQHPPRYKRIGASLRATEVQLAPSDPNHYYVGTDSGYILHGLRFGNRAFPSSYSTGSDAPMDITSIDFSPFGHPCFLASCSDGSVHLYNIKQEKPIMTWSSKIWDTQTLKCVKWSRSRPCVFYVLDDHARLFTFDILEGDSMPAKIDTLSSQDRIVHLQFTADTKGSTQVRFPQMLVSHESGQTEIHTVAKEYREQQTLESDFLPSYLKRF encoded by the exons atgaatgacctaTTGAGTGCCCTTGACAAAGAGAATGAGCGTCTGTTAGAAGATTCTCGAGCTAAAAGTAGCCGTCCGAGAAATAGATATGAGGAT caAAGAGAAGATGACAGATACAACCAAAGAAATGATGATAGAGACGATAGCGAAGATGATCAGCCTAAAATGTCCCGATCAAAGACACTTATTAATTTCATGGGAGCTAAGAAGCGTGCAATGACGAGCCATGCAGGAGCGATAATCGGCAAGCGTGCCCAGGACCTGTTACAGATGGTTGAACTCGACACCGCGGAGTATGACCTGTTTGATATGCCACCAGTCAAAGAGTATGACCTCTACATCAGGAGTTTTGGACGCTCGGACACAACCCAG GCCTATGTCCAGACCAACGATGACGATATTGACCGAGAAATCCAGACAGATGAGATCGATGTACGTCAGAAATGGACCCAGCATCCTGCTGAAGATTCTATTGGCTGCGGAA GAGGTGACGGTGCCAAAGACATAGAAGAGGAGGAACAGTCTCACGGGAACAAACAGTTAGATCTGGGACGCCTCAGTAAATTTGTACAGAAGGCTGGACAG GTGATCTCCATTTTGCTTGATGAAGAAAAAGACATGACCAAAGCCGATACGAGCGAGAACAAATCCAACGTGGGTGTAAGTGAAGGGTATACACAGCTGGGTCGACTTTCCATACTAAAAG gtCGCTGTGTCCTATATTCACAATTTTCACCATCTCAACCAAACATGTTGATCACAGCTTACAGCAAGCCAGCTCAG gAAGATGATGCGAACTCTATCACAAAGAAGGGAATAGTATGTGTCTGGAACACCGACGACCCGTCCTACCCACAAAG AATTTTAGCATGTGAGTCCCAGCCGACATGTTGCTGTTTTAGTCCTAACAAGACGTCTCTGGCATTTGCTGGCATG GTTGATGGGTCTATATGTGTGTGGGATTTACGAGAACAGTCCTCGATGCACCAGGCTATATCCTACGATGACCGAGAACATGTCCTCCGGTATCCTACATTTAATACAG CTGCTGTGATGGATGCCGATAACCATCATAGCCCTGTGACAACACTCAACCCTGTGTCCAGTTACACCATACA TTCTGCTGATTCAGGGAGAAGTGAAG ATACTGGTAAAGGACTGTCATTCCAGTTGATATCTTGTGAGGACCAGGGTATTCTTAACTTCTGg GTTGTAGCCGAGATCGCCTCCCCTGATATGGCAGGGTCAGAAACAGATCTTGGACTCTCACCAGGAGGAAAAATAAAACTCATAAAAAGTTCAGCTATAGTCTTACAACATCCACCAAG GTATAAGAGAATAGGGGCCAGTTTACGAGCCACAGAGGTGCAGCTAGCCCCGTCTGACCCCAACCATTACTACGTAGGGACAGACTCGGGCTATATACTTCATGGACTTCGGTTTGGTAACCGAGCCTTTCCCTCATCATACTCTACGGGCAGTG ATGCCCCGATGGACATAACAAGTATTGATTTTTCTCCCTTTGGACATCCCTGTTTCCTG GCTAGCTGTAGCGACGGATCTGTCCAcctgtataatataaaacaag AGAAGCCAATCATGACATGGTCGTCGAAGATCTGGGATACACAGACGCTGAAATGCGTCAAATGGTCAAGGAGTCGACCATGCGTATTTTACGTACTGGATGACCACGCCCGACTCTTCACCTTTGATATCCTGGAGGGTGACTCAATGCCAGCTAAGATAGATACGCTATCGTCCCAGGACAG AATTGTACACCTTCAGTTCACTGCTGACACCAAAGGTTCAACACAAGTTAGATTCCCACAAATG CTTGTAAGTCATGAATCTGGACAGACAGAAATCCACACAGTAGCAAAGGAGTACAGGGAACAACAGACACTGGAGAGTGATTTCTTACCTAGCTATCTCAAACGATTCTGA